A region from the Lonchura striata isolate bLonStr1 chromosome 16, bLonStr1.mat, whole genome shotgun sequence genome encodes:
- the ZFAND2A gene encoding AN1-type zinc finger protein 2A isoform X3, whose product MDKDCKYNPAQQKQKIFTNKCTKPGCKRKEMMKVVCEQCGGSFCIKHRHPLDHDCRGSSQPISKAGYAALMRASHPSFKSPGATGVPSNGNCQHNRYQLHQEKRETKTRLGVHTVWQCHCHTSNCSRVGG is encoded by the exons ATGGATAAAGACTGCAAATACAATCCAGCACAGCAAAAGCAGAAG ATCTTCACAAACAAATGCACCAAGCCAGgctgcaaaagaaaagagatgaTGAAGGTGGTTTGTGAACAGTGTGGTGGCAGCTTCTGCATAAAACATCGGCATCCTCTGGATCACGactgcagagggagcagccagcccatCTCCAAGGCAGG ATATGCAGCTCTGATGAGAGCATCTCATCCCTCCTTCAAGTCCCCAGGAGCAACTGGAGTGCCTTCTAATGGGAATTGTCAGCACAACAGGTATCAGCTGCaccaggagaaaagagaaactaAAACCAGGCTGGGTGTCCACACGGTGTGGCAGTGCCACTGTCACACCTCTAACTGCTCCAGAGTTGGTGGGTGA
- the ZFAND2A gene encoding AN1-type zinc finger protein 2A isoform X1 has product MELPWLGQHCSERTCKQLDFLPLKCDACGEVFCKDHIRYDEHKCSSAYKKNVQVPVCPLCNTPIPVQKGEIPDIVVGAHMDKDCKYNPAQQKQKIFTNKCTKPGCKRKEMMKVVCEQCGGSFCIKHRHPLDHDCRGSSQPISKAGYAALMRASHPSFKSPGATGVPSNGNCQHNRCR; this is encoded by the exons ATGGAGCTGCCGtggctgggccagcactgcTCCGAGCGCACCTGCAAGCAGCTGG ATTTCCTTCCTCTGAAGTGTGATGCATGTGGGGAAGTCTTCTGTAAAGATCACATCCGTTACGATGAGCACAAGTGCAGCTCTGCCTACAAGAAA AATGTGCaggtcccagtgtgtcccctcTGTAACACTCCTATCCCAGTGCAGAAGGGAGAAATCCCAGATATTGTGGTTGGAGCCCACATGGATAAAGACTGCAAATACAATCCAGCACAGCAAAAGCAGAAG ATCTTCACAAACAAATGCACCAAGCCAGgctgcaaaagaaaagagatgaTGAAGGTGGTTTGTGAACAGTGTGGTGGCAGCTTCTGCATAAAACATCGGCATCCTCTGGATCACGactgcagagggagcagccagcccatCTCCAAGGCAGG ATATGCAGCTCTGATGAGAGCATCTCATCCCTCCTTCAAGTCCCCAGGAGCAACTGGAGTGCCTTCTAATGGGAATTGTCAGCACAACAG GTGCAGATAG
- the ZFAND2A gene encoding AN1-type zinc finger protein 2A isoform X2, whose protein sequence is MELPWLGQHCSERTCKQLDFLPLKCDACGEVFCKDHIRYDEHKCSSAYKKNVQVPVCPLCNTPIPVQKGEIPDIVVGAHMDKDCKYNPAQQKQKIFTNKCTKPGCKRKEMMKVVCEQCGGSFCIKHRHPLDHDCRGSSQPISKAG, encoded by the exons ATGGAGCTGCCGtggctgggccagcactgcTCCGAGCGCACCTGCAAGCAGCTGG ATTTCCTTCCTCTGAAGTGTGATGCATGTGGGGAAGTCTTCTGTAAAGATCACATCCGTTACGATGAGCACAAGTGCAGCTCTGCCTACAAGAAA AATGTGCaggtcccagtgtgtcccctcTGTAACACTCCTATCCCAGTGCAGAAGGGAGAAATCCCAGATATTGTGGTTGGAGCCCACATGGATAAAGACTGCAAATACAATCCAGCACAGCAAAAGCAGAAG ATCTTCACAAACAAATGCACCAAGCCAGgctgcaaaagaaaagagatgaTGAAGGTGGTTTGTGAACAGTGTGGTGGCAGCTTCTGCATAAAACATCGGCATCCTCTGGATCACGactgcagagggagcagccagcccatCTCCAAGGCAGGGTGA